One Anastrepha obliqua isolate idAnaObli1 chromosome 6, idAnaObli1_1.0, whole genome shotgun sequence DNA window includes the following coding sequences:
- the LOC129249915 gene encoding histone H1-like, which translates to MSDSVAVVNVSSPVATAATIAEKKVVAKKVKAAKPKKPSVAPTHPPTQQMVDASIKNLKERGGSSLLAIKKYISATYKCDAQKLAPFIKRYLKSAVTSGKLIQTKGKGASGSFKLSVAASKSSEGKLKSKAVKSAEKVKAKKKAADSGASKKKSLSKVKKAASGEKKVKKSVASKKTAEKKKTEKAKAKDAKKGGALKVKPTKAKSATAKPKATKAKATAAKTKKSASNKKPAAKKPTAAGKK; encoded by the coding sequence atgtctgattcagttgctgttgtgaatgtaagctccccagtagctactgctgctactattgctgaaaaaaaagtggttgccaaaaaggttaaggcagctaaacccaaaaagccgtcggttgcccctacccatccaccaacacaacaaatggtcgacgcatcaattaagaatttaaaggaacgtggcggttcatcacttttggcgattaagaaatatattagtgcgaCATACAAATGTGATGCCCAAAAATTGGCACCATTCATTAAGCGCTATTTGAAATCGGCTGTTACGAGTGGCAAATtaattcaaaccaaaggaaaaggtgcgtccggttcattcaaactatcagttgcagccagtaaatcaagcgagggaaaattgaaatcaaaagccgtaaaatcagcagagaaggttaaggctaaaaagaaggcagcagatagtggtgcatcaaagaaaaaatcattgagtaaagtcaaaaaggcggcaagtggtgagaaaaaggtaaaaaaatctgttgccagtaagaaaacagctgaaaagaagaaaactgaaaaggctaaggcgaaagatgcaaaaaagggtggtgcattaaaagtgaaaccaactaaagccaaatctgcaactgctaagccaaaagcaactaaagcaaaagcaactgctgCTAAAACCAAGAAGTCTGCATCTAATAAAAAGCCAGCCGCAAAAAAACCTACTGCAgcaggtaaaaagtaa
- the LOC129250597 gene encoding uncharacterized protein LOC129250597: MSTKNLDLQRFVWRRDPAFPIKDYRMLRVTYGVAAASYLAVKSLQQTAKYSSHICEKAAAVIHKDFYMDDLVTGASSKEELLCLQRNVSEILKEGGFELRKWASNCAELSENVSNASENISHYLVDSKDVHALGLIWNTEEDYFTFSVNLNQPPTILTKRTFLSDASTLFDPLGLLAPATIRSKMWFQEIWRMSVGWDDVVPDCIAAQWRQHRSELLLISSLKISRWFGSGAGESFTELHIFADASERAYAAVMYARTLHNDGSITVVLISSKTKVAPLKTTTLPRLELCAAHLAAKLARSVLHSWGDLRYPIYAWTDSTITLAWLQAHPNKWITFVANRVADIQEV; encoded by the coding sequence atgTCCACGAAAAACCTCGATCTACAACGCTTTGTCTGGCGTCGTGACCCGGCGTTCCCCATAAAGGATTATCGCATGTTGCGCGTTACTTATGGTGTTGCCGCTGCGTCCTACTTAGCCGTTAAATCGCTGCAACAAACCGCAAAATATTCGTCACACATTTGTGAGAAGGCTGCTGCCGTCATCCATAAGGACTTCTACATGGATGATCTCGTCACTGGTGCGTCTTCTAAAGAAGAGCTGCTATGTTTACAACGAAACGTCTCCGAAATACTGAAGGAAGGGGGCTTCGAACTTCGAAAATGGGCGTCTAATTGTGCGGAACTTTCTGAAAATGTTTCGAATGCATCGGAAAATATATCACACTACCTAGTCGATAGTAAAGATGTCCATGCCTTGGGCCTGATATGGAATACAGAGGAGGACTACTTCACGTTCTCAGTTAATCTGAATCAACCACCCACTATTTTAACGAAGAGAACATTCTTGTCTGATGCTAGCACGCTTTTCGACCCACTGGGTCTGCTCGCTCCAGCGACCATAAGGTCAAAGATGTGGTTTCAGGAGATCTGGCGTATGAGTGTCGGTTGGGATGACGTTGTTCCAGACTGCATCGCAGCACAGTGGCGACAACATCGCTCGGAATTACTACTGATATCCAGTTTGAAGATAAGTCGCTGGTTTGGCTCAGGAGCAGGTGAGTCGTTCACAGAGCTACATATTTTCGCTGACGCTTCCGAACGCGCTTACGCTGCCGTAATGTACGCGCGCACATTACACAACGACGGCAGTATTACTGTTGTGCTGATCTCGTCGAAGACTAAGGTAGCACCACTTAAAACAACAACCCTGCCACGCTTAGAATTGTGCGCTGCACATCTTGCTGCTAAATTGGCGCGAAGCGTGTTGCATAGCTGGGGTGATCTCCGCTATCCGATCTATGCTTGGACTGACTCAACTATTACATTGGCATGGCTTCAGGCGCATCCTAATAAGTGGATAACCTTCGTTGCCAATCGCGTTGCTGACATCCAAGAAGTTTAA
- the LOC129250052 gene encoding innexin inx5-like, translated as MYAAVKPLSKYLQFKSVRIYDVVFTLHSKCTVVILLTCSFLLSAKQYFGEPIQCMGDDKYSEFVNSFCWTMGTYVLNVYDVQDQIPHGDKLLSTQTGVESPYIAEGISTEIPGVTERVYLRYYQWVIMLLLLQSVIFYFPSFLWKMWEGQRLKQLCSEVGDALVPENTYLERLKLLVKYFTSDYKDIHFCYMVKCLSCEVLNFFISVINILLLNVFLNDYWTKYIKALATIPRYDWDTWNRMTSRIFPKIAKCDYYAFGPSGSQNKRDVLCILPLNILNEKIFAFLWCWFIIMAIIAGLNLLYRLFLISSRTFRMKMISTQLRSMPASQVQRALENVSFGDWFLLFKVSVNINPTLFRDLIQELYKQRKLQNNLTSV; from the coding sequence ATGTATGCCGCTGTGAAGCCGCTGtctaaatatctgcaatttaaATCAGTTCGAATATACGATGTGGTATTTACATTGCACTCCAAATGTACGGTGGTCATCTTGTTGACTTGCTCATTTCTGCTATCGGCCAAACAGTATTTCGGGGAGCCTATACAATGTATGGGTGATGATAAATACAGCGAATTCGTAAATTCCTTCTGTTGGACAATGGGCACCTATGTACTCAATGTGTACGATGTTCAAGATCAAATTCCACATGGAGATAAATTGTTAAGCACCCAGACTGGAGTCGAATCGCCTTATATAGCTGAGGGCATATCCACGGAGATACCAGGTGTTACTGAGAGAGTTTATTTGCGGTACTATCAATGGGTCATCATGTTACTCTTGCTGCAGTCGGTTATCTTCTACTTTCCATCTTTTCTTTGGAAGATGTGGGAAGGGCAACGCCTTAAGCAGTTGTGCTCTGAAGTCGGTGATGCTCTAGTACCGGAAAATACTTATTTGGAACGTCTTAAATTGCTAGTAAAGTACTTTACATCGGATTATAAGGACATACACTTTTGTTACATGGTAAAATGCTTATCATGTGaggtactaaatttttttatcagtgTAATAAATATACTGTTGCTTAACGTATTCTTAAACGACTATTGGACGAAATACATCAAAGCTTTGGCTACCATACCCCGTTATGATTGGGACACCTGGAATCGGATGACTTCGCGAATTTTTCCGAAAATCGCCAAATGTGACTACTATGCATTTGGTCCAAGTGGCTCTCAAAACAAACGTGATGTCTTATGCATTCTTCCgctaaatatattaaatgagaaaatttttgcttttctgtGGTGTTGGTTCATCATAATGGCTATAATTGCTGGTTTAAATTTACTCTATCGCTTATTTCTCATATCTAGTAGaacatttcgaatgaaaatgatCAGTACGCAGTTGCGATCAATGCCTGCGTCACAGGTGCAGCGAGCTCTTGAGAATGTAagctttggcgattggtttttgcTCTTTAAAGTTAGCGTCAATATAAATCCAACGTTGTTTCGAGATCTCATACAAGAATTGTACAAACAACGTAAGTTGCAGAATAATTTGACATCAGTTTAA